AGAACTTCTTGAAAGTGCCGTAATTGATAAAATGCCGCATATCGTAGCGGTTCAAAGCGAAAACTGTGATCCATTTATAAAAGCAGTGCTTGCTGGAGAAAAGCATCCAGCTTCTGTAACCCCTACCTCGACAATGGCAGAGGGAATTGCCATCGGTGTACCCATGCGTGGTGAAGAAATTTTGGAATATACCTACAAGTACAATATCGAAATGATTGCAGCCCCAGAAAATCGTATTATGGAAGCGAGAATGGCGCTTGCTGCAAAGGGGGTTTACTGTGAACATACAACCGCAGCCACTTATGCAGCCTATTTAAAGTATTGTGAATTAAATGGCAAGACATCTGATTGTTTGATTCCTATGTGTGGCGCTGGTCTTAAATCTGATCACTAATTAGCTGGCAAATATCATTTGCAGATGCACTAAGAGGAGGTAAGAATGCAATATCGAATTCAAAGAAACATTGAACATATTGATTGGCAGGTGGTTTGTAGAGTATCACAGGAGGCAGGGTTGGCAACACATCCTGTAGAGTTAACGAGAAAAGCTTTTGAAAACAGTTACTGTGTGGTATTTGTATTTGATAATGACTTATTGATTGGGGTAGGCCGGGCGATTTCCGATGGTGCATATCAGGCGGCAATCTACGACATTGCTGTTTTGCCTACATATCAGGGGAAAAAAGTTGGTAGACTGATTATCGATGAAATTCACAAAGATTTGCAGAAGATTAACATTATCTTGTATGCAAGTCCAGGGAAGGAACCATTTTATAGTAAAATCGGGTACTATAGAATGCTTACGGGAATGGCGAAATTTGATAATGAAAGCATAATGCGTGAAAAAGGATTTATTGAGTAAATTTTTTTGTAACAAAGGATAAAATGATAGGAGAGATTCGATGAGTGCAATAGCTAAAACCCCTCAG
This genomic interval from Pelorhabdus rhamnosifermentans contains the following:
- a CDS encoding GNAT family N-acetyltransferase, with amino-acid sequence MQYRIQRNIEHIDWQVVCRVSQEAGLATHPVELTRKAFENSYCVVFVFDNDLLIGVGRAISDGAYQAAIYDIAVLPTYQGKKVGRLIIDEIHKDLQKINIILYASPGKEPFYSKIGYYRMLTGMAKFDNESIMREKGFIE